A single region of the Pseudomonas sp. VD-NE ins genome encodes:
- the queF gene encoding NADPH-dependent 7-cyano-7-deazaguanine reductase QueF (Catalyzes the NADPH-dependent reduction of 7-cyano-7-deazaguanine (preQ0) to 7-aminomethyl-7-deazaguanine (preQ1) in queuosine biosynthesis), whose protein sequence is MHPAAEHSPLGKSSEYIATYTPSLLFPIPRTAKWAELGLTAETLPYKGVDFWNCFELSWLLPSGKPVVAIGEFSIPADSPNIIESKSFKLYLNSLNQTAFADIATLEATLVKDLSAAAGKPVGVRVRSLKDVEAEGVVALPGVCIDDLDISVSNYEHPRPELLRCDESRVVEETVYSHLLKSNCPVTSQPDWGSVVVEYRGSALDHASLLEYIVSFRQHSDFHEQCVERIFLDLQRLLKPEKLTVFARYVRRGGLDINPYRSTESVQLPNHRLVRQ, encoded by the coding sequence ATGCATCCCGCAGCCGAACACTCGCCGCTGGGCAAATCCAGCGAATACATCGCCACGTACACGCCGTCCCTGCTGTTCCCGATTCCGCGCACCGCGAAATGGGCCGAGCTGGGTCTGACCGCCGAAACCCTGCCGTATAAAGGTGTGGATTTCTGGAACTGCTTCGAGCTGTCGTGGCTGCTGCCATCCGGTAAGCCGGTGGTGGCGATCGGCGAATTCAGCATTCCGGCGGACTCGCCGAATATCATCGAGTCGAAGTCGTTCAAGCTGTACCTGAACTCGCTGAACCAGACGGCGTTTGCCGACATCGCGACATTGGAAGCGACGCTGGTCAAGGATTTGTCGGCCGCTGCCGGCAAGCCGGTGGGCGTTCGGGTTCGCAGCCTGAAGGACGTTGAAGCGGAAGGCGTCGTGGCATTGCCCGGCGTGTGCATTGATGATCTGGATATCAGCGTCAGCAACTATGAGCATCCGCGCCCGGAATTGCTGCGCTGCGATGAATCGCGGGTTGTCGAAGAGACGGTGTATAGCCACCTGCTCAAATCCAATTGCCCGGTGACCAGCCAGCCAGACTGGGGCAGCGTGGTGGTGGAGTACCGTGGTTCGGCGCTGGATCACGCCAGCCTGCTGGAATACATCGTCAGCTTCCGCCAGCACTCGGACTTCCATGAGCAATGTGTGGAGCGGATTTTCCTGGATCTGCAGCGTCTTCTGAAACCTGAGAAGCTCACGGTATTTGCCCGTTACGTACGTCGCGGCGGACTGGACATCAACCCGTATCGCAGCACCGAAAGCGTACAGCTGCCGAACCATCGGCTCGTACGTCAATAA
- a CDS encoding cupredoxin family protein, which produces MFLRQSLTLAACLLALSSPVWAAPAHTYEFGQPAPAAKATRSIEVVLNDMSFDPKAIQVKAGETVRFVLVNKGQLLHEFNLGDAAMHARHQQEMLQMQQSGMLTPTGMKEMSHDMAGMDHAAMGHGMKHDDPNSVLVEPGKTAELTWTFNKATSLEFACNIPGHYQAGMVGKLTVSQ; this is translated from the coding sequence ATGTTTTTACGCCAATCCCTGACGTTGGCTGCCTGTCTGTTGGCGCTGAGTTCGCCAGTGTGGGCCGCGCCGGCTCACACCTACGAATTTGGCCAGCCAGCGCCTGCCGCCAAAGCCACGCGCAGCATTGAAGTGGTGTTGAACGACATGTCGTTCGACCCGAAGGCGATTCAGGTCAAGGCCGGTGAGACCGTTCGCTTTGTGCTGGTGAATAAAGGCCAGTTGTTGCACGAATTCAACCTCGGCGACGCAGCGATGCATGCCAGACACCAGCAGGAAATGTTGCAGATGCAACAAAGCGGCATGCTCACGCCTACCGGCATGAAGGAAATGTCCCACGATATGGCCGGCATGGATCACGCAGCGATGGGCCATGGCATGAAGCACGATGATCCGAACAGCGTGTTGGTCGAGCCGGGCAAAACCGCCGAACTGACCTGGACCTTCAACAAGGCGACCAGTCTGGAATTTGCCTGCAATATTCCCGGGCATTATCAGGCGGGCATGGTCGGCAAACTGACTGTCAGTCAGTAA
- a CDS encoding DUF4404 family protein → MPAQELQKQLETLREQLEQNPPLSEAEREDLHALMKQIELELELETKTNDSNIADGVNLAVERFEVDHPTIAGTLRNIVNALGSMGI, encoded by the coding sequence ATGCCCGCCCAAGAACTGCAAAAACAGCTCGAGACCCTGCGCGAGCAGCTGGAGCAGAATCCGCCGCTGTCGGAAGCCGAGCGTGAGGATTTGCATGCGCTGATGAAGCAGATTGAACTGGAACTTGAGCTCGAAACCAAGACCAACGACTCGAACATTGCCGACGGCGTGAACCTCGCCGTTGAACGCTTTGAAGTTGACCATCCAACCATAGCTGGCACCCTGCGCAACATCGTCAATGCGCTGGGTAGCATGGGGATCTGA
- a CDS encoding VacJ family lipoprotein yields the protein MRWSNPLAQLSVCAGLLLAPFATQAATEEDPWESVNRPIFEFNDFVDTYALKPLAQGYEFVTPQFLEDGIHNMFRNVGDVTNLANNILQAKPAAAGVDTARLIFNTTFGLLGFFDVGTKMGLNRSDEDFGQTLGYWGVGSGPYVMLPLMGPSTLRDAPSKYVDSYTGMYRYINDVPVRNSIFGLNIVDTRASLLSSEKLISGDKYTFIRNAYLQNREFKVKDGQVEDDF from the coding sequence ATGCGCTGGAGCAATCCGCTCGCTCAGCTAAGTGTATGTGCCGGCCTGTTGCTGGCTCCGTTCGCCACTCAGGCCGCAACGGAAGAAGACCCTTGGGAAAGCGTCAACCGTCCAATCTTCGAGTTCAACGACTTCGTCGACACCTATGCGCTGAAGCCTCTGGCGCAGGGCTATGAGTTCGTCACGCCGCAGTTCCTTGAAGACGGCATCCACAACATGTTCCGCAACGTCGGTGACGTCACCAACCTTGCCAACAACATCCTGCAGGCCAAACCGGCTGCCGCTGGCGTCGACACGGCGCGCCTGATTTTCAACACCACTTTCGGTCTGCTCGGCTTCTTCGACGTCGGCACCAAAATGGGCCTGAACCGCAGCGATGAAGACTTTGGCCAGACCCTCGGTTACTGGGGCGTGGGCAGCGGTCCGTACGTTATGCTGCCGCTGATGGGCCCAAGCACTCTGCGTGACGCGCCGTCCAAGTACGTCGACAGCTACACCGGCATGTACCGCTATATCAACGATGTGCCAGTGCGTAACTCGATCTTTGGTCTGAACATCGTCGACACCCGCGCCAGCCTGCTGTCGAGCGAGAAGCTGATCAGCGGCGACAAGTACACCTTCATCCGCAATGCCTACTTGCAGAACCGCGAGTTCAAGGTGAAGGATGGCCAGGTCGAAGACGATTTTTAA
- a CDS encoding HAD family phosphatase: MTHAETLPVAAPSLTAVLFGLSGCLVDFGARARQQTIALPEQAEATPGALDSLHSLQRQQIPCAWLEELPPALAQALSASLPAWIKPAQHSATINPWPAPNACWQALMDLNVDSLDGCVLVSGEPRLLQAGLNAGLWTIGLASCGSLCGLAPGAWQALSQKEREHLRGKATVKLFGLGVHSVIDHLGELDTCLADISLRRLKGEKP, from the coding sequence ATGACCCACGCCGAAACCTTGCCCGTCGCCGCGCCCAGCCTGACGGCCGTACTGTTTGGACTCAGTGGCTGTCTGGTGGATTTCGGTGCCCGCGCCCGGCAACAAACGATCGCCCTGCCCGAGCAAGCCGAGGCGACTCCGGGCGCACTCGACAGCCTGCACAGCTTGCAGCGCCAGCAGATTCCCTGCGCGTGGCTGGAGGAACTGCCGCCGGCCCTCGCACAAGCGTTGTCGGCCTCGCTGCCGGCGTGGATCAAACCTGCGCAACATTCGGCAACAATCAACCCATGGCCCGCCCCGAACGCCTGCTGGCAAGCGTTGATGGACTTGAACGTCGACAGCCTGGACGGCTGCGTGCTGGTCAGTGGCGAACCGCGCCTGCTGCAAGCTGGCCTGAATGCCGGACTGTGGACCATCGGTCTCGCCTCCTGCGGCTCGCTATGCGGCTTGGCGCCGGGGGCATGGCAAGCCTTGAGCCAGAAAGAACGCGAACACTTGCGTGGCAAAGCGACCGTGAAGTTATTCGGGCTGGGCGTGCATTCGGTGATCGATCACCTGGGTGAGCTCGACACCTGCCTGGCGGACATCAGCCTGCGCCGCCTCAAAGGCGAAAAGCCCTGA
- a CDS encoding PilZ domain-containing protein, which produces MSQTGRDYSEKRDFIRMRVDADVVLIHEGDEVAGVCIDLSSSGMQVEAPQPFAVGDRLSVRIDSDHAALSGLEADTEVVWVRSQDGGGQKLGLTILKMK; this is translated from the coding sequence ATGAGTCAAACCGGTCGGGACTACAGCGAAAAGCGCGATTTCATCCGCATGCGGGTCGATGCCGATGTCGTGTTGATCCATGAGGGTGATGAGGTCGCAGGCGTGTGCATCGACCTCTCCAGCAGTGGCATGCAGGTCGAAGCGCCGCAGCCATTCGCGGTCGGCGACCGTTTGAGCGTACGTATCGACTCCGACCACGCCGCGCTCAGCGGCCTCGAAGCCGACACTGAAGTGGTCTGGGTCAGGTCTCAGGACGGTGGCGGCCAGAAGCTCGGCCTGACCATTCTGAAGATGAAATAG